The sequence AAGCAAAGTCAAACTGCATTACTTCGTTTAACTACAGTTATGTTATATAGTAAAGATATCATTGAAAAAGCTGCTGCTTTTCATGtttttaaatcatatttatataataatgaagaagcTCAAATGGCATTAGCTTCAACTATAATTTCAGAttcatctaataataataataataataataataatacaactaGTGGTGATTcgacatcatcatcaaataatacaaattcaaaatcaaattcaccaattgatcaacaacaaaaattacaattagaatttgaaaatttatcaattggtcAACATCTTTATAAGGCATTATTTAGTTGGGAAACACCAATACAAGGTAAACCATTTGATATTTCTTGTTTTTGGTTTGCAAGTGTTGTATTGTTATATATGTTAAAGGATTCAATTCATACTAAAGAACAACTTTTAAAGATGCCATTGGAGGTTCCAAAATCATCAGCAGAAGCTCAACAACCTGTAACTTTATTCACAAAATTAATGGCTTGTTTAATGGCTACCAAGAAACAAGATATTGATCCaactattaaaattggtttattgaaattattggCAGTTTGGTTAGCTGATTCTCcaaaaagtataaaaatatttttcgaCGGTAATCAACATTTAGCATTCTTggttgaaattattttatcacCTTTACCAACTGGTAGCTCCACAGTTGGTAATCCAAATTTACATTCACATATTCAAGGTTTGTGTACATTGATTTTAGGTATTTGTGCTCAATATATGGATGATGAAACTGCAgagaaaaataaatcaaatcttAGTTCAATCATTAATCATCGTATCACTGTAAATACTTTTAAAGAGAAATTAGATTCATTAAGAAAATCAGATTCATTTACAAACGCTGAACAAGGTGAAGAATCTTTTGATCCTTCAAGTACTGCTGCTAAAACAATTATACtttatgattttgatttCACTATGTTCTTTAAAGATGTTTATGATAAAATTAGACATATTGgtactaatattaataaaccaaGACCTGGTAAAAgaccacaacaaccaactaccactaccaatactacacaacaacaacaacaacaaccaccatctcaacaacaaccacaacaacaacaacaacaacaacaatcatcacCACAATCATCTTCACCtttaattcaacaaaaatATGATCACACAACTACtcctaataataatggttcacCACAATCACCACCAATTCAAACTGTACAACAActtgataattcaattgaatttaataatttaaaaaaagtgaataATGAATTGATTGAACAGTTAACTGGTATTAAattacaatatcaacaattacaacaacattcaaatcaacaacaacaattacatcaaaatcaattacaacaattacaacaacaattatctACTCAAGTACCACTACcacaatcatcatcaccaccaccacaacaaacaACATCCGGTGCCTCTGAACAAGagttattacaattattagaaGATAAAGATAAGGAAATCTCCTCTTTAAGTGATGCAGTTTATAAATTGGAGGATATTGTGGTTGCTAAAGATGATcaaattgaagaaattaataatattattgaacaattgaaacaacaattacaacaatcacaacaacaacaacaacaacaacagcaacaacaatcatcttcttcatcatcaccatttggaaatggtggtaatggaTTGGATTCTTCGGACTACTTTGAACTTTTACGTCTTAGACAAGAAAATGAACCAACTCAAAGTCGTGTTCGTCAATTAGAAAATGAAGTTtctcaattaaatcaaaaaataatttatttaacaaatgaaaatcaattgattcaacaacaaaaagaagatGCTCTCAAAAaggtaagtttttttttttttttttttttaacaaaataaataaaaaaaaaaaaaattaaaaaattaaaaaactaattacATTATTCCAATAGATAACCTCATCACCAAcctctaataataaaaatgaaccaaattcattaaaattggCAAAATTAGAAGGTGAATTATCAGAgatgaaaattaaatacgaatcattaattaaagaacAAGATGAAGTTTTATCTTATTCAACAAAGATTGAACTTGAAAActcaaatttaaagaatcaacTTTCAAAACTTCAACAATAGACTAAaagcaataaaaaaaaaaaaataaataaaaattaagtttggaaaccaaaaaaaaaaaataaataaaaaaaaaaaaacttttgtttggaaaccaaaaaaaaaaactttttgtGTTTggaaaccaaaaaaaaaaaaaattaaattaaatttccccaaaacatttaaacaatttattaaaaattaatttattaattttaattataaataaatatagagATATAAAATGTGTGTGAATTAAAAGTGATCGATTGGAATATTGGAAAAAAGTTGAGAAgaggaaattaaaaaaaaggtgggTGAGTGAGTGGGTGGATGAGAAAAATGTGAAGTGAAAGGAGGGTTTAATGTACAGATGTTTGAAATGTTTTGAAGGctattgaataaataatgaagGAGAGTAGTTATAAACTTTAAACCATTTCTAACTTATCATTAATGATAAcgatatgtttttttttttttttttttttttttttttttttttttaaaaaccaataatttgaaaaataaagatttaaaccTTTTCTAATTGTCTTATCCTTGAGGATTCACTTTTTACTCTCTTTAAAAATGAAGTAATAATTGTATCTTCATCAATATTTTGGTGTGAAAAATGATGAATAACTGCTGAAACCAACTCTGTTCTTGATGGAGAGTGTGATACCTTTAGTCTATGATATGCATTATATttctttaaagatttaatttccaaaagtttcaaatttactgcctatattatttaaaaaaaaaaaaaaaaaagaaaaaaacaaaatgttAATGagatccaaaaaaaaaaaaaaaaaatacaataaataaaaaataaaaataaaaaggaaaCACTTACGGGTGAGTTTTGTGGTGTTGAGAAATTGGAAGGACTGTACAAActtaaaattgaatcatttgaaaaactatcaaaattattaccaatatttaaaacatttgaaGGTGATGGTATAGAAGAATTTGCTGaaactaaattatttgtaatattattgttattattattattactattactattactgttattattaatattattattattattattattattattattattattattattattattattattattattattattattattattattattattattattattgttgttactattaaaactattattattattattattattattatttatactattaaaatttgaagatTGTGGTAAAATTTGTGATTGACGATTGTGTGGTGATGAAGAGGGAGAAGAAATTAAGCCACCTGGTGATGAGGTAGGTGATGGCGTTGTTTTTCCACTACTAATATTATTGCTATTTatgttttgttgttgttgttgttgttgttgtaaaatatggtattgttgttgttgttgttgttgttgttgttgttgttgttgttgttgttgttgttgctgttgttgttgttgtaaatgattattatgatgatgatgattattatttaaatgggGAGTTTGAGAATGTGGTATATGTTGATGTAAACTTTGGTGATGATTTTGAGGTATTTGATTTGAAGGATGGTTATAAtgattttgtaattgttgtttcttttttcttgAGATAGAAGTTTTTTTATCGGCTGGCGATTTTGATAGATGTTTTTCAAATGCTTCATAATCGAATTGCTCATCATCTTCAATCTTTAGGTAATGTTTTCTTTCATATggatataaatattttagatAATGAATTCTAAGACGAAAGCCGGCATCCGTTCTCTCTGGGTCCACTGCCAAATCAGTGGTAATTTGTCTCCACAATTTATTATCGATCACTGCCTCTAAGCCACCTCTTGAGATTACACAATTATACAATTTATATAGATTCAATTCTTTATGATCAAAGATTGGAATCTTTTCAATTGGAGTACCTCTTTGTgtcataaaataaaacaaatttgaaataaatctCTTTTCCTCAGCATCATCAACTGGTTGAATATTGGgactattattaccattattttgttgttggtttccattattattattattattattattattgctgctgttattattatttacatttgagTTAATTCCACtcatttttagttttttttttttttttttttttttttttttttttttggggaaAATATacagattttatttttttgattgtctttttttttttttttaatgacttatttaattatttttttttttaatgatttatttatttttagttttttattattatttgttttataaaaaataactattttgaaaaaaaaaatatatataatggtgattataaaataaaaataattaaataattaaaaataatgattataaaagaaatataaatatagaataaatagaaattattattataataatacaataaataaataattaaaaataactatacaagaaaaataataaataaaaaaaaaaataaaaaaattttaaaactatgTAATGTGGaatggttttggttttttttttttttttttttggtttttttttttttatatttttttttttttttttttttttttgttaaaccTATAagaaatgatgataatattagtaaagatatttttaaaaaaaatattaatgtgtgtttttttttttttttattaatttttaattgtttttttaatatttttttttttttttttttttttttttcaaataaaattaaaaataaattaaaataaaagttgtGTGAAAGTGTGAAGATTCTttctaaaatataaaaaaaattattaaaaaaaaaaaaaaaattctccaaaaaaaaaaaaaatttaaaaatttaaaaaattaaaaaaaaaaaaaaaaaatttaaaaaaaatatatccaCCGAGCAATGCTTCATATGAattctcaaaaaaataaaaaaagtggaaattgataattaaatttattaataattttattatttattttaggaaaatgaaaaaaaaatgaaaaaaaaaaaaaaaaaaacctgaaAAACAAGAAGAACTGTCACAGAAAAtgtgtggtttttttttaaaaaaaattatttttaattattatttaaaaaaaaaaaaaaaattatttgatatataaataataccCATTATctacaaaaaattaaacaatgtGGCAGTTATATTTTTGGCAGCattttatttcattcaaCAATAAATGTAGAagttataattaaaaaaaaaaataatagaaaaaaaaaaaaataaaaataaaataataataataataaaaataaaaataataataataataataataataataataataataataataataataataataataataataataataataataataataataataataataataataataataatacaacaagtggtggtggttgggaaaattaaaattttaatattccaaaaaaaaaaaaaaagatgggggggtggaaaaaaaaatcttaataTATTGAGTTGTAAATGGAATTAATATGCAACCAGATAAACACatacaataaataatggTGAGGGatcaattctttaaattattaattattgttataataattatttattttattattattttttataaaattattgtatatataattgtgaatagaaaaaaaaaaaaaaaaaaaaaaaaaaaaagaatgattctatttttatttttatttttttatgatttttttttttttttgattttttgagatttttttttttctttttctttttcttaattttttttttttttttttttctttttttttttttgatgatgtGGTAGGAGTcagttttcaaaaaaaaataaaaaataaaaaaaaataaaataaaatacctttttaagttttaatttatttaaattattgctattgttattattatttattattattattattattattattattattattattattattattattattattattattattattattattattattattattattattattattattattattattattattattattattattattattattattattattattattattattattattatttttaatattgaaaatttttcaaatgaatagaaaaaaaaaaattttaaaatgcaaagattgaaataaaaaaaaaaaaatgttttgaaaaataattaagtGGGTTgtccttttaaaaataatccaaatctTTTGGGtattggttttaaaataaaaagcagaagaaaaaataaaataaataaaaaaacaaataattaattttttacaaaaaaaaaaaagaaaaaataaatgaataaataaaaaaaaaaaataaaataaaataaaatttactagtaatgatatttatatttattaaatttattatcaatagaTAATAGATATATAGATTGGTGGTAGTAATGGAACATGAAAG comes from Dictyostelium discoideum AX4 chromosome 2 chromosome, whole genome shotgun sequence and encodes:
- a CDS encoding ARID/BRIGHT DNA binding domain-containing protein, translated to MSGINSNVNNNNSSNNNNNNNNNGNQQQNNGNNSPNIQPVDDAEEKRFISNLFYFMTQRGTPIEKIPIFDHKELNLYKLYNCVISRGGLEAVIDNKLWRQITTDLAVDPERTDAGFRLRIHYLKYLYPYERKHYLKIEDDEQFDYEAFEKHLSKSPADKKTSISRKKKQQLQNHYNHPSNQIPQNHHQSLHQHIPHSQTPHLNNNHHHHNNHLQQQQQQQQQQQQQQQQQQQQQQQYHILQQQQQQQQNINSNNISSGKTTPSPTSSPGGLISSPSSSPHNRQSQILPQSSNFNSINNNNNNNNNSFNSNNNNNNNNNNNNNNNNNNNNNNNNNNNNNNNNNINNNSNSNSNNNNNNNITNNLVSANSSIPSPSNVLNIGNNFDSFSNDSILSLYSPSNFSTPQNSPAVNLKLLEIKSLKKYNAYHRLKVSHSPSRTELVSAVIHHFSHQNIDEDTIITSFLKRVKSESSRIRQLEKV